In one window of Mesorhizobium sp. B2-1-1 DNA:
- a CDS encoding HpcH/HpaI aldolase family protein, with product MSLKSRLAADETLVTAWSGVPDALTVEILARQGFDAVTLDMQHGGHHEDSVLRGLAPVLATGKPALVRIPVGRFDMASRALDFGAEAVIAPMVNSVADAKLFAAAMKYPPVGERSWGPTYAFPRHGKGDHAEWLRDSNQRTMAFAMVETRAALDALDGILDTPGIDGIFLGPSDFSIAWSNGTTVNSTLESMMETVGSIAERTRKAGKHAAIYVIEPAIAGRVVAMGYRLLATGSEHALISLGAKTLLKGIKDSIGG from the coding sequence ATGTCCCTGAAATCCCGCCTTGCGGCCGATGAAACGCTGGTCACCGCATGGTCAGGCGTGCCGGACGCGCTGACCGTCGAAATCCTTGCCAGGCAGGGCTTCGATGCGGTCACGCTCGACATGCAGCATGGCGGCCATCATGAAGACAGCGTGTTGCGCGGCCTGGCGCCCGTGCTTGCCACCGGCAAGCCGGCATTGGTGCGTATTCCCGTCGGCCGTTTCGACATGGCCAGCCGGGCGCTCGATTTCGGCGCCGAGGCGGTGATCGCGCCGATGGTCAACTCGGTGGCGGATGCAAAACTGTTCGCTGCGGCGATGAAATACCCGCCGGTGGGCGAGCGCTCCTGGGGCCCCACCTATGCCTTCCCACGCCATGGCAAGGGTGATCATGCCGAATGGCTGCGCGACAGCAACCAGCGCACCATGGCCTTCGCCATGGTCGAGACGCGGGCGGCGCTCGATGCGCTGGACGGCATCCTCGATACACCCGGTATCGACGGCATTTTCCTGGGGCCATCGGACTTCTCGATTGCCTGGTCGAACGGCACGACCGTCAATTCGACGCTCGAAAGCATGATGGAAACGGTGGGTTCGATCGCCGAGCGTACCCGCAAGGCCGGCAAACATGCGGCGATCTACGTCATCGAACCGGCCATCGCCGGCCGCGTCGTGGCGATGGGCTACCGCCTGCTGGCCACAGGGTCCGAGCACGCGCTGATTTCACTAGGGGCGAAGACGCTGTTGAAAGGCATCAAGGATTCGATCGGCGGCTGA
- a CDS encoding DUF2171 domain-containing protein — MTDTSKIREHMEVIGADGVHVGTVDKVEGQRIKLTKSDSGMGTHKGHHHFIPLSLVAEVEGKKVWLSANSDVAVTFEEEKSDPT, encoded by the coding sequence ATGACCGACACCAGCAAAATTCGTGAGCATATGGAAGTGATCGGTGCCGATGGCGTTCATGTCGGCACGGTCGACAAAGTCGAGGGGCAGCGGATCAAGCTGACCAAGTCCGACAGCGGCATGGGCACGCATAAGGGGCACCATCATTTCATTCCCCTGAGCCTTGTTGCGGAGGTCGAGGGAAAGAAGGTCTGGCTGTCGGCGAATTCCGACGTCGCGGTCACTTTCGAGGAAGAAAAGTCCGACCCCACCTGA
- a CDS encoding vWA domain-containing protein — MPRAEPREATVDGHIADNIVYFARVLRKSGMRVGPASVKDAIEAVLATGIGARDDFYWTLHAVLVSRHEDHAIFDEAFRLFWKSRELIEKMLAMLSPVAPDTREKQKPRAAESRVSQAMFAGHSRNQPAQEIPEIEVDARFTFSGNEVLRAKDFAQMNAAEMADARKAIAELRLPFDMVRTRRFKADSHGRRIDPRAMMRSAARTGGELILPKFRSLREVYPPLVVLADISGSMSQYTRIFLHFLHALTEKRRRVHTFVFGTRLTNLSRQMRHRDPDAALADCSTAVKDWSGGTRIGDTLAEFNLIWSRRVLGQGAVVLLITDGLERDEVDGLSEEMERLHKSCRRLIWLNPLLRFDGFQARARGVRAMLPHVDEFRAVHNLDALADLCASLDRKPGYAVDPRRWMEGGARRAA; from the coding sequence ATGCCTCGCGCGGAACCCAGGGAGGCGACTGTCGACGGTCACATCGCCGACAACATCGTCTATTTCGCCCGTGTCTTGCGCAAATCAGGCATGCGCGTCGGTCCGGCCTCGGTCAAGGATGCCATCGAGGCGGTACTTGCCACCGGCATCGGCGCGCGCGACGATTTCTACTGGACGCTGCATGCCGTGCTGGTGTCGCGGCATGAGGACCATGCCATCTTTGACGAGGCCTTCCGGCTATTCTGGAAGTCGCGTGAGCTGATCGAAAAGATGCTGGCGATGCTTTCGCCGGTGGCGCCCGATACCAGGGAGAAGCAGAAGCCACGCGCGGCCGAAAGCCGTGTCAGCCAGGCCATGTTCGCAGGCCACAGCAGGAACCAGCCGGCGCAGGAAATCCCCGAGATCGAGGTCGACGCGCGCTTTACTTTCTCCGGCAACGAGGTGCTGAGGGCCAAGGATTTCGCTCAGATGAATGCCGCCGAGATGGCCGACGCCAGGAAAGCGATCGCCGAACTGCGGTTGCCCTTCGATATGGTGCGGACGCGCCGTTTCAAGGCCGATTCGCACGGTCGCCGCATCGATCCGCGTGCCATGATGCGCTCGGCCGCACGCACTGGGGGCGAACTGATCCTGCCGAAATTCCGCTCGCTCCGCGAAGTGTATCCGCCGTTGGTCGTGCTTGCCGACATTTCCGGTTCGATGAGCCAGTACACGCGCATCTTCCTGCATTTCCTGCATGCTCTGACGGAAAAGCGCCGGCGCGTGCACACTTTCGTTTTCGGCACCAGGCTCACCAATCTGAGCCGACAGATGCGCCATCGCGATCCCGACGCCGCCCTGGCCGACTGTTCCACCGCGGTCAAGGACTGGTCGGGCGGCACGCGCATCGGCGACACGCTGGCCGAGTTCAACCTGATATGGTCGCGGCGCGTGCTAGGACAGGGCGCGGTGGTGCTTTTGATCACCGACGGGCTGGAGCGAGACGAGGTCGACGGCCTGTCGGAGGAAATGGAGCGTCTGCACAAATCCTGCCGGCGGCTGATCTGGCTGAACCCCTTGCTGCGCTTCGACGGTTTCCAGGCGCGCGCCCGCGGCGTCAGGGCGATGCTGCCGCATGTCGATGAATTCCGTGCCGTGCACAATCTCGACGCGCTTGCCGATCTCTGCGCTTCGCTGGACCGGAAGCCTGGATATGCCGTCGATCCGCGGCGATGGATGGAGGGTGGCGCGAGGCGCGCCGCGTAG
- a CDS encoding AAA family ATPase: MTELKPRPVPRTIDETLDLLTGADYVADRSLATVLFLSLRMKRPLFLEGEAGVGKTEIAKVLAEALGRRLIRLQCYEGLDVSSAVYEWNYAAQMIEIRMEEAAGKVDRSDMERNVFSEKYLIRRPVLDALTGKAGAAPVFLIDELDRTDEAFEAFLLEILSDFQVTVPELGTIRAEEPPIVIITTNRTREIHDALKRRCLYHWVDYPSAERELEIVRRKVPQANSRLSAEVVSFIQKLRQIELFKMPGVAETIDWAGALTELDKVALDPETVSDTIGVLLKYQDDIARIGEGEGRRILDEVKAELSAAE; the protein is encoded by the coding sequence ATGACCGAGCTAAAACCGCGCCCCGTGCCGCGGACGATCGACGAGACGCTCGATCTCTTGACCGGCGCGGACTATGTGGCGGACCGGTCGTTGGCCACCGTGCTTTTCCTGTCGCTGCGCATGAAGCGGCCGCTGTTCCTCGAGGGCGAGGCCGGCGTCGGCAAAACCGAGATCGCCAAGGTGTTGGCAGAGGCGCTCGGCCGCCGGCTGATCCGTCTGCAATGCTATGAGGGTCTCGACGTCTCGTCCGCCGTCTATGAGTGGAATTATGCCGCGCAGATGATCGAGATCCGCATGGAGGAGGCGGCCGGCAAGGTTGACCGCTCCGACATGGAGCGCAACGTTTTCTCGGAAAAATACCTGATACGCCGTCCGGTGCTCGATGCGCTGACCGGCAAGGCCGGCGCCGCCCCGGTTTTCCTGATTGACGAGCTCGACCGTACCGACGAGGCGTTCGAGGCGTTCCTGCTCGAGATCCTTTCCGATTTCCAGGTGACGGTGCCCGAACTCGGCACGATCAGGGCGGAGGAGCCGCCGATCGTCATCATCACCACCAACCGCACCCGCGAAATCCATGACGCGCTGAAGCGGCGCTGCCTCTATCACTGGGTCGATTATCCCAGCGCCGAGCGGGAGTTGGAGATCGTGCGCCGCAAGGTGCCGCAGGCGAACAGCCGGCTTTCGGCCGAGGTGGTCTCCTTCATTCAGAAGCTCCGCCAGATCGAATTGTTCAAGATGCCGGGCGTTGCCGAGACCATCGACTGGGCCGGCGCGTTGACCGAACTCGACAAGGTCGCGCTCGACCCGGAAACCGTCTCCGACACGATCGGCGTGCTGCTGAAATACCAGGACGACATTGCCCGCATCGGCGAGGGCGAAGGCCGGCGTATCCTCGACGAGGTGAAGGCCGAGCTTTCGGCGGCGGAGTAG
- the purB gene encoding adenylosuccinate lyase produces MIPRYSRPEMVAIWSPETRFRIWFEIEAHACDALAELGVIPKQAAKTIWEKGNAAKFDVDAIDEIERVTKHDVIAFLTHLAEFVGPDARFIHQGMTSSDVLDTCFAVQLTRASDMLLADIDALLAALKRRAFEHKDTVTIGRSHGIHAEPTTFGVKLAQAYAEFSRCRERLVHAREDIATCAISGAVGTFANIEPYVEEHVAAKLGLKPEPVSTQVIPRDRHAMFFATLGVIASSVERLAIEIRHLQRTEVLEAEEYFSPGQKGSSAMPHKRNPVLTENLTGLARMVRSFALPAMENVALWHERDISHSSVERMIGPDATVTLDFALARLTSVIDKLLVYPDNMLKNMNKFRGLVHSQRVLLALTQAGVSREDAYRLVQRNAMKVWEQGADFLEELLADNDVTAVLPEAEIREKFDLGYHTKHVDTIFRRVFGEA; encoded by the coding sequence ATGATCCCTCGCTACTCCCGGCCGGAAATGGTGGCCATATGGTCGCCCGAAACCCGGTTCCGCATCTGGTTCGAGATCGAGGCTCATGCCTGCGACGCGCTGGCCGAACTCGGCGTCATCCCGAAACAGGCGGCGAAGACCATCTGGGAAAAAGGCAATGCCGCGAAGTTCGACGTCGATGCGATCGACGAGATCGAGCGCGTCACCAAGCACGACGTCATCGCTTTTCTCACCCATCTCGCCGAATTCGTCGGACCCGACGCCCGCTTCATCCATCAGGGCATGACATCCTCGGACGTTCTCGACACGTGTTTCGCGGTGCAGCTCACGCGTGCCAGCGACATGCTGCTGGCCGACATCGACGCGCTGCTTGCGGCGCTGAAGCGCCGCGCCTTCGAGCACAAGGATACCGTCACCATCGGCCGCAGCCACGGCATCCATGCCGAGCCGACCACTTTCGGCGTCAAGCTGGCGCAAGCCTATGCCGAATTTTCGCGCTGCCGCGAGCGGCTCGTGCATGCTCGCGAGGACATAGCCACCTGCGCCATTTCGGGAGCGGTCGGCACCTTCGCCAATATCGAGCCTTATGTCGAAGAGCATGTCGCGGCAAAGCTCGGGTTGAAGCCGGAGCCGGTATCGACGCAGGTGATCCCGCGCGACCGCCATGCCATGTTCTTTGCCACGCTCGGCGTCATCGCATCGTCGGTGGAGCGGCTGGCGATCGAGATCCGGCATCTGCAGCGCACCGAGGTGCTGGAAGCCGAAGAGTATTTTTCGCCTGGCCAGAAAGGTTCGTCGGCGATGCCGCACAAGCGCAACCCGGTGTTGACCGAGAACCTAACCGGCCTTGCCCGCATGGTGCGCTCCTTCGCGCTGCCGGCGATGGAGAATGTGGCGCTCTGGCACGAGCGCGACATTTCGCATTCCTCCGTCGAGCGCATGATCGGGCCGGATGCGACGGTGACGCTGGATTTCGCGCTGGCGCGGCTGACCAGCGTCATCGACAAACTGCTCGTCTATCCCGACAACATGCTGAAGAACATGAACAAATTCCGCGGCCTGGTGCATTCACAGCGCGTGCTGCTGGCATTGACGCAAGCCGGCGTCTCCCGTGAGGATGCCTACCGGCTGGTGCAGCGCAATGCCATGAAGGTGTGGGAGCAAGGCGCTGATTTTCTTGAAGAACTACTGGCCGACAATGACGTCACCGCCGTCTTGCCGGAAGCCGAGATCCGCGAGAAATTCGACCTGGGCTACCACACCAAGCATGTCGACACGATCTTCCGGCGGGTGTTCGGAGAGGCGTGA
- a CDS encoding branched-chain amino acid ABC transporter substrate-binding protein, whose amino-acid sequence MRPGATISAALAWLLLTGAANAQTLLVGVAAPLSGSSAILGRQIEAGAEVAAQANGIELKTIDDACTADGGAAAAREFATAKVNVVVGFLCTEAIEAAMPILKDAGIAVITVGVRTESLTDRRPKTGWPVYRLGPRGDDERNAVANTLTRLWQNELFAVIDDGTIYGREIAETLRAAAEQAALKPVFVDTFRPQLDNQIGLIGRLKKAGATHVFAGGDGDDIAIMGRDAAQLDAGIVFAGGENLRTPPGAVPYATGTLMIAPPEWADVADPKVFKAFASQKIVPDGYTLPAYAAVETAKAAMAEAASSGRPLAEALIGHDFTTAIGPVRFDAKGDLSRNPYRVFRFDGARFVPLESN is encoded by the coding sequence ATGCGACCCGGGGCAACGATATCTGCCGCGCTGGCCTGGCTGCTGCTAACCGGCGCCGCCAACGCCCAGACGCTGCTCGTCGGCGTTGCCGCGCCGCTCTCCGGATCCTCGGCGATCCTTGGCAGGCAGATCGAAGCCGGCGCCGAAGTAGCGGCCCAGGCGAACGGCATCGAGCTCAAGACCATCGACGATGCCTGCACGGCCGATGGGGGGGCCGCGGCAGCCCGGGAATTCGCGACCGCCAAGGTCAATGTCGTCGTGGGATTTCTCTGTACGGAAGCGATCGAGGCGGCGATGCCGATCTTGAAGGACGCAGGCATCGCCGTCATCACCGTTGGCGTGCGAACCGAAAGCCTGACTGACCGTCGTCCCAAGACCGGCTGGCCGGTCTACCGGCTCGGACCGAGGGGCGACGACGAGCGCAATGCCGTCGCCAACACCCTTACCCGGCTTTGGCAGAACGAACTGTTCGCCGTCATCGATGACGGCACCATCTACGGCCGTGAGATCGCCGAGACGTTGCGGGCGGCGGCCGAACAGGCGGCGCTGAAGCCGGTGTTCGTCGATACGTTCCGGCCGCAGCTCGACAACCAGATCGGTCTGATTGGCCGGCTAAAGAAGGCCGGCGCAACCCATGTCTTTGCCGGTGGCGACGGCGACGACATCGCCATCATGGGTCGCGACGCCGCGCAACTCGACGCCGGCATCGTATTCGCCGGCGGCGAGAACCTGCGCACGCCGCCCGGAGCGGTGCCCTATGCCACGGGAACACTGATGATCGCTCCCCCCGAATGGGCCGATGTCGCCGATCCCAAGGTGTTCAAGGCGTTCGCCTCGCAAAAGATCGTGCCGGACGGCTACACGCTGCCGGCTTATGCGGCGGTAGAAACCGCCAAGGCGGCGATGGCGGAAGCGGCAAGCTCCGGCAGGCCCCTTGCGGAAGCGCTCATCGGGCATGATTTCACCACGGCGATCGGGCCGGTGCGCTTTGATGCGAAGGGCGACCTCAGCCGGAATCCGTACCGCGTCTTCCGTTTCGATGGCGCCCGCTTCGTACCGCTGGAAAGCAACTGA
- a CDS encoding DUF2259 domain-containing protein: MQNLLLFAVCLLAQFCAVVAARAGDVAELEILGFTKDGGIFAFEEYGVQDGSGFPYANRYYIDTSNDSFLQGTPIRVRLDDENATLTAARIQAREKGEAVVSQAELAANKGITAGFNPVTEMSADPHRMAVNPRPIFSPVDQPLEFRLDEIGMNETKGCESQGEINGFRLLRVEAQAGGTTKLLHEDKSIPKSRGCPNGYRIGAVQTFSMDNPSAYAVLIAVRQYGFEGPDYRWIAVTGRL, encoded by the coding sequence ATGCAAAACCTTCTTCTGTTTGCCGTTTGCCTGCTTGCGCAGTTTTGCGCAGTCGTCGCCGCCCGGGCCGGGGATGTCGCCGAGCTTGAAATCCTGGGCTTCACCAAGGACGGCGGCATCTTCGCGTTCGAAGAATATGGCGTGCAGGATGGATCGGGATTTCCCTACGCCAATCGCTATTATATCGACACCAGCAACGACAGCTTTCTCCAGGGAACGCCTATTCGCGTCCGGCTCGACGACGAGAACGCCACGTTGACGGCGGCTCGTATTCAGGCCCGCGAGAAGGGCGAAGCGGTCGTCAGCCAGGCGGAGTTGGCCGCGAACAAGGGCATCACCGCAGGCTTCAACCCGGTAACGGAGATGTCCGCCGACCCGCATCGGATGGCGGTCAATCCGCGTCCGATCTTCTCGCCAGTCGACCAGCCGCTCGAGTTCCGGCTGGACGAGATCGGCATGAACGAGACTAAGGGCTGCGAGAGCCAGGGTGAGATCAATGGCTTTCGGCTGCTGCGCGTCGAGGCGCAAGCCGGCGGTACGACGAAGCTGTTGCACGAGGACAAATCGATCCCCAAGAGCCGGGGTTGCCCGAACGGCTACCGCATCGGAGCCGTGCAGACATTTTCGATGGACAATCCCAGCGCCTATGCGGTGCTGATCGCGGTGCGCCAATATGGCTTCGAAGGCCCGGACTATCGCTGGATCGCGGTGACCGGCCGCCTGTGA
- a CDS encoding XdhC family protein translates to MSDSIYLDEARDPLIIAEGWMKDGKDVAIATVVETWGSAPRPAGSHLVIDADGNFHGSVSGGCVEGAVVTDAMDVIGTGKPRMLEFGVADETAWQVGLSCGGRIKVYVERLG, encoded by the coding sequence ATGAGCGACAGCATTTATCTCGACGAGGCCCGTGACCCGCTGATCATCGCGGAAGGCTGGATGAAGGACGGCAAGGATGTCGCCATCGCGACCGTTGTCGAGACCTGGGGTTCCGCGCCACGCCCGGCCGGCAGCCATCTGGTCATCGACGCCGACGGCAATTTCCACGGCTCGGTTTCGGGCGGCTGTGTCGAAGGCGCCGTGGTGACGGATGCCATGGACGTCATCGGCACCGGCAAGCCCAGAATGCTGGAATTCGGCGTCGCCGACGAGACCGCCTGGCAGGTGGGCCTTTCCTGCGGCGGCCGCATCAAAGTGTATGTGGAAAGGC
- a CDS encoding P1 family peptidase yields MFRTGPRNLITDVAGLSVGNASDARLKSGVTTVLCDEPAVAGVQILGGAPGTRETDLLEPHNSVETVHAVVLSGGSAFGLDAASGVQAALRERGIGFEVGGFRVPIVPAAILFDLRNGGDKDWGRYPPYRDLGYETVQAAGSDFQIGTTGAGTGALTSDLKSGLGSASTLLDNGVTIGALAAVNPIGSVTISRSRHFWAAPFEIGDEFGALGYPSPMPDDAKSILLKFRDKTFTGKADAGGNTTIAVIATDAVLTKAAAKRLAMSAHDGFVRAIWPTHTPADGDLVFALATGRSGIRLEADAAIDLYAAAGATMARAITRGVFAATPAEGDRFPVWSSR; encoded by the coding sequence ATGTTTCGCACCGGCCCGCGCAACCTGATCACCGATGTCGCCGGTCTCAGCGTCGGCAATGCCTCCGATGCCCGACTGAAATCCGGCGTGACGACAGTCCTTTGCGACGAACCGGCTGTAGCCGGCGTCCAGATCCTGGGCGGTGCGCCGGGTACCCGCGAGACGGACCTGCTCGAACCCCACAATTCGGTTGAGACGGTCCATGCCGTGGTGCTGTCGGGCGGGTCGGCTTTCGGCCTCGACGCAGCGTCCGGCGTACAGGCAGCACTGCGCGAACGTGGCATCGGTTTCGAGGTCGGCGGCTTTCGCGTGCCGATCGTGCCGGCGGCGATCCTGTTCGACCTGCGCAATGGCGGCGACAAGGACTGGGGCCGCTATCCGCCATACCGCGACCTCGGCTACGAGACGGTGCAGGCCGCCGGTTCGGATTTCCAGATCGGCACGACCGGCGCCGGCACCGGCGCGCTGACCTCCGATCTCAAGAGCGGGCTTGGCTCGGCTTCGACGCTGCTTGACAATGGCGTCACCATCGGCGCGCTGGCGGCGGTCAATCCGATCGGCTCGGTGACCATCAGCCGAAGCCGCCATTTCTGGGCGGCTCCGTTCGAGATCGGCGATGAATTCGGCGCGCTTGGCTATCCCTCGCCAATGCCGGACGACGCCAAAAGCATCCTCTTGAAGTTTCGCGACAAGACGTTCACGGGCAAGGCGGATGCCGGCGGCAACACCACCATCGCCGTTATCGCCACCGATGCCGTTCTCACAAAGGCCGCCGCAAAGCGCCTGGCCATGTCAGCGCATGACGGTTTCGTGCGGGCCATATGGCCGACGCACACGCCGGCCGATGGCGATCTGGTCTTCGCGCTGGCGACCGGCAGGAGCGGTATCCGGCTCGAAGCCGACGCGGCAATCGACCTTTATGCCGCGGCAGGCGCCACGATGGCGCGCGCCATCACGCGCGGCGTTTTCGCCGCGACGCCCGCCGAGGGCGATCGGTTTCCGGTCTGGTCGTCGCGCTGA
- a CDS encoding RBBP9/YdeN family alpha/beta hydrolase, whose amino-acid sequence MKVKDADILIIPGYTNSGPEHWQTRWQSKLSTARRVEQAEWSKPVRDDWTAGVAKAVNEAEKPVVLVAHSLGVAAAVQAVPQFRKPVAGAFFVAPPDVANPKVRPRHLMTFGPYSREPLPFPSMVIASRNDPFCAFHVAEDIAGAWGSLFIDAGEAGHLNTDSGFGPWPEGSMTFAKFLTELKA is encoded by the coding sequence ATGAAAGTCAAAGACGCAGATATTCTCATCATCCCGGGCTACACCAACTCCGGACCCGAGCACTGGCAGACCCGCTGGCAGTCAAAGCTGTCGACCGCGCGGCGCGTCGAGCAGGCGGAATGGTCGAAGCCCGTGCGCGATGACTGGACGGCGGGCGTGGCAAAAGCGGTCAATGAAGCCGAGAAGCCCGTCGTCCTCGTCGCGCATTCCCTTGGCGTTGCCGCGGCGGTGCAAGCCGTCCCGCAGTTTCGCAAGCCGGTCGCCGGCGCATTCTTCGTGGCGCCGCCCGATGTCGCCAATCCGAAGGTACGGCCAAGGCACCTGATGACGTTCGGCCCCTACTCGCGCGAGCCGTTGCCCTTCCCGTCCATGGTGATTGCCAGCCGCAACGATCCGTTCTGCGCCTTCCACGTCGCCGAGGACATTGCCGGCGCCTGGGGATCTCTGTTCATCGATGCCGGTGAAGCCGGTCACCTCAACACCGATTCAGGCTTCGGCCCATGGCCCGAAGGTTCGATGACCTTCGCCAAATTTCTCACCGAACTGAAGGCCTGA
- a CDS encoding VOC family protein: MSELPFAATTPVSVARVGLKARDAESLAAYYRAVVGLQELSRADGAITLGAANRPLLVLEPDASAKPDDPRSAGLFHTAFLLPSRADLGRWINHAISDKIAIEGASDHLVSEALYLTDPEGNGIEIYADRRPQDWTWNGDKIAMATERLNIPSVVAEVPAGDAGWQGAPENSIVGHVHLRVGRPEEAEAWWKQEFGFDTVAKYGGQAVFLSSGHYHHHIGANAWQSAGAGRRDPARSGLAWVEMRSDNVASETTREDPWGTVIRTIPGKA; this comes from the coding sequence ATGAGCGAACTGCCCTTTGCCGCCACCACGCCGGTGAGCGTTGCCCGGGTCGGGCTGAAGGCGCGCGACGCCGAAAGCCTAGCGGCCTACTATCGCGCTGTTGTCGGCTTGCAGGAATTAAGCCGCGCCGATGGCGCGATCACCCTGGGCGCCGCCAACCGTCCGCTGTTGGTGCTGGAGCCGGACGCCTCGGCCAAGCCTGACGATCCGCGCAGCGCCGGCCTGTTCCACACGGCTTTCCTGCTGCCCAGCCGTGCCGATCTCGGCCGCTGGATCAACCACGCCATATCAGACAAGATCGCCATAGAGGGCGCTTCGGACCATCTGGTCAGCGAAGCGCTGTACCTCACCGATCCCGAGGGCAACGGGATCGAGATCTATGCCGATCGCCGTCCGCAGGACTGGACGTGGAACGGCGACAAGATCGCGATGGCGACCGAACGGCTGAACATTCCTTCGGTCGTCGCCGAAGTGCCGGCGGGCGACGCGGGCTGGCAGGGAGCGCCTGAAAACAGCATTGTCGGCCACGTCCACCTGCGCGTCGGCCGGCCGGAAGAGGCGGAAGCCTGGTGGAAACAGGAATTCGGCTTCGACACGGTGGCGAAGTATGGCGGCCAGGCTGTGTTCCTGTCGTCAGGCCACTACCATCATCATATAGGCGCCAATGCGTGGCAGAGCGCCGGCGCCGGCCGCCGCGACCCGGCCCGGTCGGGCCTTGCCTGGGTCGAGATGCGTTCCGACAACGTGGCCAGTGAAACGACCCGCGAAGATCCGTGGGGCACGGTGATCAGGACCATTCCCGGCAAAGCGTGA
- a CDS encoding flavin reductase gives MLKKNDIGPQAYRDAMSHFAGHVHVVTTDGPAGKRGATVIAACSVSDTPPTILVCLNRENPKNEPFVKNGRFALNTLASHQEPLSIGFSGITGLPVEERFALGEWDVISTGAPTLKGALAVFDCELIDTKDLATHRVLFGKVTGLRMGDNLRPLIYHARGYHVLESGAEASTEKE, from the coding sequence GTGTTGAAGAAGAACGACATAGGACCGCAGGCCTATCGCGACGCGATGAGCCATTTTGCCGGCCACGTCCATGTGGTGACCACCGACGGGCCGGCCGGCAAGCGTGGCGCGACGGTCATCGCCGCCTGTTCGGTTTCCGATACGCCGCCGACCATTTTGGTCTGCCTGAACCGTGAAAATCCCAAGAACGAGCCGTTCGTGAAAAACGGCAGGTTTGCCTTGAACACGCTTGCCTCGCACCAGGAGCCGCTGTCGATCGGCTTTTCCGGCATCACCGGCCTGCCGGTCGAGGAACGTTTCGCGCTCGGCGAGTGGGATGTGATCTCCACCGGCGCGCCGACCTTGAAGGGCGCGCTCGCCGTGTTCGACTGCGAACTGATCGACACCAAGGACCTGGCCACCCATCGTGTGCTTTTTGGCAAGGTGACAGGCCTGCGCATGGGCGATAATTTGCGGCCGCTGATCTATCACGCCCGCGGCTACCACGTTCTGGAAAGCGGGGCAGAGGCGTCCACGGAGAAGGAATGA
- a CDS encoding DUF1476 domain-containing protein: MSNMKDREEGFERKFVFDEELRFKASARRNKALGLWAAEKLGKSGAEADAYAKEVVVSDIEEAGDHDVFRKIRKDFDAAGVSQSDHQIRRTMDELMAQAIEQIKNT; this comes from the coding sequence ATGAGCAACATGAAGGATCGCGAAGAGGGTTTTGAGCGCAAATTCGTGTTCGACGAGGAGCTTCGGTTCAAGGCGTCGGCGCGCCGCAACAAGGCTCTCGGCCTGTGGGCCGCGGAAAAGCTCGGGAAATCCGGCGCCGAGGCCGATGCCTACGCCAAGGAAGTGGTTGTTTCCGATATCGAGGAAGCCGGCGATCACGACGTCTTCCGCAAGATCCGCAAGGATTTCGACGCTGCCGGCGTCAGCCAGTCGGACCATCAGATCCGCCGCACCATGGACGAATTGATGGCGCAGGCCATCGAGCAGATCAAGAACACCTGA